GTCGCGGCAGCACTGTGTCTTTTTGGTTTTGCAAAGCGCCGCGTCCACCCCCGGTGCTCTATAAATAAGAACCAACAATCAATACCCGCTGGCCCCGCTGGCCGCCAGGGACCCCAGCCCTGAGCGCCCAGTGCTGCCCTGGCCCAGACCGGCCACAGGACAGGGGCAGAGGATCTTAGCAGCCAGATCGAACCCACCCCTCCCAACAGAGcccccctcccaggcctccctccaAGCAGGCGCCCAGCCCGGAACAGGATGGGAactgggctgccctcccccacccagcccctccAGCTGGCAGTACCCCCAGTCACCCCTACAGGGCAGGGACAGCCCCAGATGCCACACGGTGTCAGGGCTGGCCTGGGAGATGGTCCCTGGTGCCCACAGAGGCTCGGGCAAAGAGTCTTTTGGGAATGTGTCCCCAGAAAGGCACCTCAAAGGTCTCTGAGTTGCCCCTGGACCAGCTAAGGGGCATGAGGGTTTTCTCTGGGTGGGTGGATTGTGGGGGGATCAGGAGGCCCTCACAGAGCAATTTATCACTTGTGGAACTTCTGGCCTCCTCTCTAAATCTCTGAGGgtcccctctccccaggcctgCTGCACCACCCCTCCTCTCTGGTCTTAGGTCTCCCCTAGAACCCCTGGGAGGGTCCCCTGCCCACTGTCTCTGGCCTGTGAGGCCCCAGGCCATGCTCCCCGCTCCCAGGCCCTCGCTCTTCACCCACCCCAGGGCCACGCCCCTCCTGGGAAGCAGCCAGGCCGCACAGGCCCTCCTTGGGGCACAAGGATGGCTTCACTCTGGACTTGGGTTGTCCTGTGCCACACCCTGTCTGTGTCCAGGAGATCCGCCCCCCCTCCAGTGTACTGAGTAGTGTGTGTGGGTAGGGAGGGGGTGCAAATCCCATTTCCAACTTGGAGCATAAGCTCTTGCAGGATGGAAGCCAAGCTGGCCTCTGGGCTGCAGGGAGGCCAAGGGCAGTGCTAATGCTGGgtggccccctccccaccttggaccaggtgcccctagtaagGCTGGGTCCATCTTAAGGGCTTTTAGTCCGAGTGTGCATATCTGGTGCGGTGACAAGCTGCCCAAGGCAGGAGACCTGTTCTGACGTCCTgtagggaggggctggagggtcAGGACCTGAGGCGTTGGTCCCCTCCCTGGACGCCTCTCCTTCCTGGGCCTCTGTGTGGGAGCCTCAGTGACTCCAGCTCTGCAGGCCATAGCTCGGCCTGGGGTGGGCTCCACCCCTTCTGCTGCCACCCAGTCCCCGCCTGACAGTCCCCTGTGGCTGGGGGCCTGTCCCAGTTTCAGGCCCCAGCCGTCCACCCAGATGGAGCCaggcccggcccccagccccggcccacACAGAGACCACATGGAAGGGATGCAACAGGCATGGCTCTGGTGAGACACGTGAGACAGGTGTCTGGGTGGCGGGGCTGGCGGCCAGACAGATGGGCGGATGGGACATCACAGCCACCCCTCCATGGATGTTGcaaggggggagagagagcagtgggCTCCTCTGGGAGAGGCTGGAGAAACGGATGTAACAGAGAGGTGGTGTGGCCTCCTGACAGGTGAGGAGTCCAGGACAGATTGGTCTGGGCTCCCAGCGGCCCTGGGCTCAGAGGCTGACTGGCTGACCAACAACATGACACAGCTTCAAGATGGCGCATGGCGTCATGGCATGGGGGGCAGACCAACGCAGAGACACATGGGGAAAGAGGACCCAGTGAGAGCCAGTGGGAGAAAGGACCAAGAAAGGTCTAGAGAGAGAGTGAAGACCTCATGTGCTGGGCAAATAGAGATGAAGGCAGAAGGACCACAGCGGTCAGAGGTGGGGTGGATGGgatggtgagggagagagggagggcacGCCTGATGCACGGGACACAGACACGGGGGCGGGGCGAGATAAGAGTCGGAGACGTGGGACTGGGCGTTCTTCCCCTTACCGTGTCTTTGGAGGACCTACGTCTCTTGAAGCTGGAAGCCAAGGTGGAGGTGATAGCCCTAAATGTGGCTTTCTTTTTAGGGTCGGGCTCTGCTCTACCACTCTTTCTATCCTAAAATGAATATGTATAAGTGATTAGACAGCTAAGGGTGGCGGCCACACCTGCCCTCGCCTGCTCCTCGGGGGCTGCTGCCCAGCCTGGCCGGCCACTCAGGCCCTCGCTCCTGCCTGCTTCCCTGTGCTGGACAGATAGACCAGCAGCCGAACATGTGCAGGCGGCCTCTATGCCTGCCTGGTCTTGGGCCTGACCTTGCTTTGCTGGGGCTGGGCTTGTGGGGGCGAGGGTCCCATCTGGCTCACTTCCTGGGGGGTcggcctggctccctggctcctgggTGACCCTGGATTACAGGGGTCCCAAGGAGGAGGGTCCCCCGAGCACTGGAGGAGTCGCCCCTCGGGTCCGGCCAGCCATTCTGTCCCCGGAGGGGACGCACCAAGATTCAGGAAGGGGCTgaggggccaaaggcaggtggcaaGATGAACTggagagatagatagatggagGTGGCTTCCAGACCCTGGCCTGGGGTCTGATGGCCAGGATGGCCCTGTGCCAGCCAGTGAGAGCAGTGACCAGGTCCCAAGAGCAAGAGTAGGCAGATGAGAGGTGTGGGCATTCCAGTAACCCATCCCCCTTTGGCCCTCCCTCTCTGAACATCAGCCTCATCCCCGGACACAGACTCTGGGGAGGTgcccagagaaagagaagagaagacgGAAGCCAGAACTGGACCATGGGGCGTGAGCCCACAGGCCCGCACAGGCCCCACTGCCTGCCTATCCCGGGTGGGCTGTGGCTACCCGACGTGCAGCCTATCTCCTGCTGGCAGCACGTTCCCACAGACACGACCTGGGGTGCCAGGCAGGGCCAGCTGGCCCAATTCAGGCTGGAGTTAGGGAGCACAGGACACAGTAGGGCAGCAGGAGGGGGGCCCTGGAGGGTGCCGAGGAGAGGCAGGGGGCGGCGAGGGCAGAGTATGTCTTGGACTCACGTGCTACACCCAGATGGGTCCCTGTCTTACCCTGCCTCAGTTTGCCTTCCTATGGAATGGGCGCCGGCGGGCGACTCTGGAGACAGAGGGGCCAGGCAGAGGCTTGGAGCCAGGCTTTGCGGGGGGCAGCCACCTGCAGGTGGGCCCCCAGCAATGCTGCCCCTGGCCGTGGCTCCTAGCTCCAGTCCTGCCCACATGGGCTCCTGGGAGCCGGAGCCAGTGCTTCGGCCTGCGGGATGGAGGAGGGCCGGGGCCAGGCCGGGCCGTGGGCACCAGGCCTCGGAGGGTGGCCTGTCCTACCTGCAGATTCTTTCTCCACACGTTCACTGCTGCAAAGGCTAGCTGCATCTGCTTCCGGCGAGCGTCCTTGTGCCGCTTGTAGGCGATCTCGATGAAGATGAGGAAGATCCCAGCCACAATACCCCCGGCCACCAGCATGAAGACCCCTGTGGGCCAGCAGTCAGCACCTCAGCTAGCAGCTGGCCGGTCCGCAGGACCCTTGGGGAGTCCCCCCAGTGTCAGCAGGGTCAttgagggaaatggggagaccGACCTGCCATGTTCTCAAAGGTGAGGGTGGCAGGGGCGTTGCTGCGAGAGTCGCACTCCTGGTACCGCACCCATGTCTTGTCCAGGTCTTCCATGAAGCCATTCTCGTGGGACCTAGGAGGGAGTGGTAGGGTgggtgggggccggggtggggggcctggccCTCAGGGGCAACAGCTGTGTGCCTAGGTGGTAGGGTCTAGCTCTGGGGAAGGGTCTGGCTTGGTGGGAGCCTCTCGGGGAAAAGTGAAGGGCAGTAGGCCGTGGGTGAGGCACTCACTTGAGGATGGACAGGGAGACGTTCTGTTTCCAGGGGCTGTCCTTGCGCATGCCAATGCCAAAGCCTGAGCGGAAGAACAGCTCGCCAGTGGTCACTAGATCACACTTCTGTGAGGCCTCAAACTCCAGCACCGCCGAGTCCCAAATGAAGGCATGAAGCTTGCTGCGGGCAGGAGCAGGGGTTATAGGCGCCCGGCACAATCAGGCAGCCCTTGCCTCTGCACCTTGCACACCTTTGTCCTGCCCACCTGGAAATCTCACCTCTGTCTCCATCCCCTGATTCCCATCCAGCCTGAACACTCTCACTTTTCTGGTAGGGGTGcatgctccttcccccaccctacCGCAgtcctccctccctcatcccGCATGGCTTGGATGGCTTCAGCCTCTCTGGGGTGTGCCCCCCCAACCTGTCCAGCGTGACCTGTCCCCCTCACTTGTCCCGCACGGCTTGGATAGCTTCGGCTGCACTCTCATAGTTATGCTTCTCCATGTGTCGGTACATGGTGCTCAGCTCCACCTGCCGCCGGAAGTAGATGTCCACTGAGCTCTGCTTCACAGTTGCATAGATGAACTTGTCGGAGGGATTCCTCAGCTGCAGGGTCAGAGGGCAGGGCTCACAGCTGCTCCCAGGCCCACCCAAGGCAGAGCTCCGCTGACCTCATGCTCCCTGCCTCCAGCCAGCCAGGCCTCACCCGTGGGTCGTTGATGCCTGTGATGCGCTCCTCAGGCCGGTCCAGCACCAGGAAGGCCGCCAGGTTGGCAGTGTAGGAGGCCACAATGATCATGGCAAACCCGGCCCACACCATGCCCAGGATGCGCGCTGAGAAGCTTCGGGGGGCGCCTGCGGGCAGAGGACGGTCAGCTCCTCGCAGGCAGGAAGGAGCTGAGTGAGCTGTGGCCTGGGTGTGGCCTCACCTTCCCCAATGCCTGAGTTGAGCAGGACGCCCCAGGAGAACCACATGGCTGAAGACAGGGTCAGtgcatcttcctcctcttcttcactgTTCACCTTGAATCGGCCAAAGGGGCTGCGGAGAGCAGAGGACTGGCGGGAGAGGGCGGCAGGGGCAGCCCTGCCTCGCCTGTTACCTGCTCTGCCCAGCCTGCGGGTGGAGGTGTCAGGCCCCCGGGGCCACGCTCACCTGAAACGGTCCAGCAGGTACAGCATCACAGCCACCACGTGCACTGACAGCCCCACCAGCAGCCACAGCGTGCTCTGGAAAGGCTGCATGAACGAGTCCAGTGTGCTACGGGGGATCTCCTGGAGGGGGACAGGCGGTCAGTGCCTCTTGAGTTCACCTAGGACCCGCTCCACCCCCGCCAGGCCCTGCCCACCTTCTTGACCAGAATGGTCAGGCCCTGGTACTTGAAAGGCTTGGAGAACTCGATGTACTGTGCCCGCTCATTGTTGATGGTCAGCGGCGCCACGATCATGTCCGCCTGCCCGCTGAGCAGCTCGCCCATCATCCCATTCCACTCCTTCTTATTGCTGTTGTTCACCTGTGGAGTGAGACAGCCGGAGGGGCGCCAACACCGTCAGCACCGCGCCCGCGTTAGGCTCCTACCCTAGCTCCGCTCTTGGGTTCCCGCCCACCCAGACCCTGTCCAGGCCCGCGggccccacccacatcaggcCTTGCCGCAGCCCACTGACCGGTCCACATCAGATGCCGCCCCAGTCCGCACACCCGCCCACCCTGGTCCCACCCCAGCCCGCGGACCCGcccacccaggccccacccaCAGAACCCGCCCACCGTGGccctacccctcaccccccagcccgcggccccgcccacgGGACCGTTCCTCGCGGCTCGCCGCCATCCACGCGTACCCGCTCCTGAGTGCCAAACTTGCCGTCAGCCACCAGGTGCACCTCGTAGGTGAAGTTCATGGTCCGCGCCAGCTTGATGAGCAGGTCGATGCAGAAACCGTAGCAGCACTGTGGCACTGTGTGGCGTGCTAGGGAGGCAGATGGGCCCTGACCACCGAGCTCTGGCTGCTCGGCCCCGCCGCACCCACGTCCCGCCCGCGACCCACACTCACGGCTGCCCGGAGACGTGTCGTTGGGCCCGGTGCAGATCACTTTCTTGACCGGGTCCCCATTGACGGTGAACTCCTCCTTGCACGTACCATCGCTCAGCGTGGGCTTGACGTACACAAAAGGCTCTTGGTGGATGGTCACAATCTGGGGGCGCCAGGGAGAAGACCCAGCCTCAGCGCCCAGACCCCCTGGATGCCCTCCAAATCCAGCTGCTGTCCCTCTGCTCAGCTCCACGTACTCCCTGGCCACCGTCCTCAGGAGGGTCCCCAGACTGCTCGGAAGCTGTGGCCTCCTGAAACACTGGGCGGTGCTCCTCTTGGCCACGTGTCTTTGGGGACTTGGCTTAGGCATCACTTGCTTCGTAGGAGCCGGCTGGAATGTCCAGTCTGCCCAGCATCTTCTCTGATTGCTCAGGGATGAAAAACCCCCTGTCCTGCGCAGAGCACACCttgcctcccctccttcccctccaccccccgctgCCCACCATGAGGACAGCGGCATGTGTGACATCCACTCCAAGTCTGCACAGGACCTGGGACCAAAGGGATCACCCTGGTCTCATCTCCTGGCCCGCAGTTTCCTTGGTAGTGGGCACTGGACTGCCTAGCTgtgctcccttcctctctcctccactgGCGCTGTTCTCTCCCAAAGTGAGCCTCTCAACCCAGGCTTATGCTGCggttctctcctctccctgtccttcaGGAGCCCAGAGCCTGGGGATGAGGAGGACAGATATGGgaccggcggggggggggggggggggggctgaacCAAACGCAAAGTACCGACCAGGGGCCccagaggaggtggtggtggagttGGGGCTGCGGAGTAGGCCAGGGGTCAGTTTGAGAGGTACTGTCTGCTGGCCCACCAGGGTGGGTGGCTCTGCAGGGAGAGGGTGACTCTGCAGGGGCTGGCTGGCCAGTCTCCTCTGCAAGGACAGCATTTTGACCTCTTCTCCCTGGAGCAGTGGAGCATTGGCAGGAGATTATTGCTTTTCAAACTTtcatcatgtttttctttttaaaaatgcttttcggggatccctgggtggcgcagcggtttagcgcctgcctttggcccagggcgcgatcctggagacccgggatcgaatcccacatcgggctcccggtgcatggagcctgcttctccctctgcctgtgtctctgcctctctctctctctctctctgtgactatcataaataaataaattaaaaaattaaaaaaaatgcttttctattATACAAGAAATCTATGTTCCTGTCTTTAAAGAATTGgtaagacaaaaaacaaaacaaaacaaaacgagtGTACAAAGCCATCAGCATCTGGCAACCCTAATGGGACCATCTAGCCATCACTGTTTGGGCTTTTACTTTCAGACATTTTTAACACGAGGTATCAAACTGCTTTGGAAAAGCCCACTCTGCCTGTCGTGAAGGATGATGACTCATGGGCTGTTGCTAACACAGGAGTTGGGGTGAGAGGCCATGGAGGTGGCCTCAGAAAGCAAACAGGCTCAAGAGACATGTAAGAACCTGGAAATGCTGGGAGAAGGTTTGTTGGGCACATTGCATTTAGGGTCCTTGCCTTTGGTGATCTAAGATCCTAGCCCAGTGCTAGTATGGGTCAGCATATGGAGGGACTCTCACGAGAGGAGCCTGAGAGGGGACAGGGATGAGCACAAAGGAGCAGGAAGGGAAGTTGTGAGGGGAATAGCCAGCAAAGGAGGGGCTCCCAGGGGCCTAGGGAGAGACCTGAGCAGGGAACAGCCTGCAATGGGGAATGCCCAGGCAGTAGGAGACAGGACACAGCAGGAGGCTGTGAAGACGGGATGGGGGTGGCTAGGACCACCCAGAGGAGTGATGATGAGTGTGGATGTGGCATCTCAAGAACCAGGACTCAAGGCAGAGAGTGCTGAGGCTAAAGTCCATAGAATAGCCACCTAGCAGTCCCTCTGTCCCCTATCAGCTCATCCCTAGGTGAGTCCCATCCCTAGGTCTCAGTGGAGTTGGGTCAGAAGAGGCACTAGAGAGAGCCCATGGGATGGAGGGCCGGCAGCTTCCTCTCATCTCTCcacctgctctccctgcttcctctgTGGTGCCAGGTGTGGGCTACAGCACCCAAGTGCTGGTCCATTCCCCACTTCCTTTGGTCACTCTCATTGGCCTCACTGTCCCCTCCTCTGGGTCTGAAGAGCTGGATGGAGTGTCTGGAGTGTCAGTGCTGGCCCAGGGGGTAGGCTCCCCACCTTCAGCCTGGTGGACATCTGGTACCCTCGgggcttctctgtctctccacccGGCCAGATGATCTTCCTGTCGTTAGGGATCACCTGGGGGTGGGAGTATGAGATGGAGGGTGGCCACGCAGGGGTCTTGGCCCCAGGACCCTaaggccccagcccccaccccctcatgACCCCCACCTACATGGGTGCCATTGTAGATGCCCACTTGCACCAGCTTGCGGTTCTGCAGGTTCATGATGCTGTAGTTAGCAAACTTCCGGTCCCCATCCTCGTTGAACTCCACGCGGCCTGTCACCCCGTCTGCATACTTGGAAGACATCAGCACTCTGGAGAGGGCAGTGTGGGCAGACTTATCAGAGATGCTCCCTCTCCCTGGTTCTGAGCCCAAGCGCCTTCTTCTGCCTCAGTCGCAGAAAGGAAAGATTAGCAGACATCACACCCTCATGCTGGGAATCTGATGGACGGTGTGACTGCCTGCCAGCGCCAGATGGAGAGCACAGCTATGGTAGCTCAGAAACTCCTGAGCACCAGACCCTATTGGGGGCTCTCTGTGGGTTGAGACAGTATAACCTCCCAGTAGCCATCCTTGCTTTACAAATGAGGAGGAATAAGCCCAGGTGGGGTACAGTTGCCTCTTCACCAGTAAGAGGTGGAAGGAGAGTTAAGTCCtatcttgtgtgtgtgcacatgtagtGTGTCCATGTGGCTATATGTGTAAGCACATGTGATCTTTGTGTGGCTGTACCTCCTTGCACGTACTTGTGGCACATGTGTGTGGTACATGCTTGTCTGAGTCTGAGCACATACACTGCATAGATCTGTAATTGCGTGTGTACTCTTGTTGTGGGCACCATAACTGTGTTCTGCACATGCTACTCAGGGGCGGAGGGGGGTCTTGGTGATGTGCTGAGTGGCAGAGTGTCCAGAGTGCTGTAAGTTAGTGCCACTGTGGCTATCCAC
The Vulpes vulpes isolate BD-2025 chromosome 2, VulVul3, whole genome shotgun sequence genome window above contains:
- the GRIN1 gene encoding glutamate receptor ionotropic, NMDA 1 isoform X7, producing the protein MSTMRLLTLALLFSCSFARAACDPKIVNIGAVLSTRKHEQMFREAVNQANKRHGSWKIQLNATSVTHKPNAIQMALSVCEDLISSQVYAILVSHPPTPNDHFTPTPVSYTAGFYRIPVLGLTTRMSIYSDKSIHLSFLRTVPPYSHQSSVWFEMMRVYSWNHIILLVSDDHEGRAAQKRLETLLEERESKAEKVLQFDPGTKNVTALLMEARELEARVIILSASEDDAATVYRAAAMLNMTGSGYVWLVGEREISGNALRYAPDGIIGLQLINGKNESAHISDAVGVVAQAVHELLEKENITDPPRGCVGNTNIWKTGPLFKRVLMSSKYADGVTGRVEFNEDGDRKFANYSIMNLQNRKLVQVGIYNGTHVIPNDRKIIWPGGETEKPRGYQMSTRLKIVTIHQEPFVYVKPTLSDGTCKEEFTVNGDPVKKVICTGPNDTSPGSPRHTVPQCCYGFCIDLLIKLARTMNFTYEVHLVADGKFGTQERVNNSNKKEWNGMMGELLSGQADMIVAPLTINNERAQYIEFSKPFKYQGLTILVKKEIPRSTLDSFMQPFQSTLWLLVGLSVHVVAVMLYLLDRFSPFGRFKVNSEEEEEDALTLSSAMWFSWGVLLNSGIGEGAPRSFSARILGMVWAGFAMIIVASYTANLAAFLVLDRPEERITGINDPRLRNPSDKFIYATVKQSSVDIYFRRQVELSTMYRHMEKHNYESAAEAIQAVRDNKLHAFIWDSAVLEFEASQKCDLVTTGELFFRSGFGIGMRKDSPWKQNVSLSILKSHENGFMEDLDKTWVRYQECDSRSNAPATLTFENMAGVFMLVAGGIVAGIFLIFIEIAYKRHKDARRKQMQLAFAAVNVWRKNLQSTGGGRGALQNQKDTVLPRRAIEREEGQLQMCARHRES
- the GRIN1 gene encoding glutamate receptor ionotropic, NMDA 1 isoform X6 yields the protein MSTMRLLTLALLFSCSFARAACDPKIVNIGAVLSTRKHEQMFREAVNQANKRHGSWKIQLNATSVTHKPNAIQMALSVCEDLISSQSIHLSFLRTVPPYSHQSSVWFEMMRVYSWNHIILLVSDDHEGRAAQKRLETLLEERESKSKKRNYENLDQLSYDHKRGPKAEKVLQFDPGTKNVTALLMEARELEARVIILSASEDDAATVYRAAAMLNMTGSGYVWLVGEREISGNALRYAPDGIIGLQLINGKNESAHISDAVGVVAQAVHELLEKENITDPPRGCVGNTNIWKTGPLFKRVLMSSKYADGVTGRVEFNEDGDRKFANYSIMNLQNRKLVQVGIYNGTHVIPNDRKIIWPGGETEKPRGYQMSTRLKIVTIHQEPFVYVKPTLSDGTCKEEFTVNGDPVKKVICTGPNDTSPGSPRHTVPQCCYGFCIDLLIKLARTMNFTYEVHLVADGKFGTQERVNNSNKKEWNGMMGELLSGQADMIVAPLTINNERAQYIEFSKPFKYQGLTILVKKEIPRSTLDSFMQPFQSTLWLLVGLSVHVVAVMLYLLDRFSPFGRFKVNSEEEEEDALTLSSAMWFSWGVLLNSGIGEGAPRSFSARILGMVWAGFAMIIVASYTANLAAFLVLDRPEERITGINDPRLRNPSDKFIYATVKQSSVDIYFRRQVELSTMYRHMEKHNYESAAEAIQAVRDNKLHAFIWDSAVLEFEASQKCDLVTTGELFFRSGFGIGMRKDSPWKQNVSLSILKSHENGFMEDLDKTWVRYQECDSRSNAPATLTFENMAGVFMLVAGGIVAGIFLIFIEIAYKRHKDARRKQMQLAFAAVNVWRKNLQDRKSGRAEPDPKKKATFRAITSTLASSFKRRRSSKDTSTGGGRGALQNQKDTVLPRRAIEREEGQLQMCARHRES
- the GRIN1 gene encoding glutamate receptor ionotropic, NMDA 1 isoform X9 — its product is MSTMRLLTLALLFSCSFARAACDPKIVNIGAVLSTRKHEQMFREAVNQANKRHGSWKIQLNATSVTHKPNAIQMALSVCEDLISSQSIHLSFLRTVPPYSHQSSVWFEMMRVYSWNHIILLVSDDHEGRAAQKRLETLLEERESKAEKVLQFDPGTKNVTALLMEARELEARVIILSASEDDAATVYRAAAMLNMTGSGYVWLVGEREISGNALRYAPDGIIGLQLINGKNESAHISDAVGVVAQAVHELLEKENITDPPRGCVGNTNIWKTGPLFKRVLMSSKYADGVTGRVEFNEDGDRKFANYSIMNLQNRKLVQVGIYNGTHVIPNDRKIIWPGGETEKPRGYQMSTRLKIVTIHQEPFVYVKPTLSDGTCKEEFTVNGDPVKKVICTGPNDTSPGSPRHTVPQCCYGFCIDLLIKLARTMNFTYEVHLVADGKFGTQERVNNSNKKEWNGMMGELLSGQADMIVAPLTINNERAQYIEFSKPFKYQGLTILVKKEIPRSTLDSFMQPFQSTLWLLVGLSVHVVAVMLYLLDRFSPFGRFKVNSEEEEEDALTLSSAMWFSWGVLLNSGIGEGAPRSFSARILGMVWAGFAMIIVASYTANLAAFLVLDRPEERITGINDPRLRNPSDKFIYATVKQSSVDIYFRRQVELSTMYRHMEKHNYESAAEAIQAVRDNKLHAFIWDSAVLEFEASQKCDLVTTGELFFRSGFGIGMRKDSPWKQNVSLSILKSHENGFMEDLDKTWVRYQECDSRSNAPATLTFENMAGVFMLVAGGIVAGIFLIFIEIAYKRHKDARRKQMQLAFAAVNVWRKNLQDRKSGRAEPDPKKKATFRAITSTLASSFKRRRSSKDTSTGGGRGALQNQKDTVLPRRAIEREEGQLQMCARHRES
- the GRIN1 gene encoding glutamate receptor ionotropic, NMDA 1 isoform X5; translation: MSTMRLLTLALLFSCSFARAACDPKIVNIGAVLSTRKHEQMFREAVNQANKRHGSWKIQLNATSVTHKPNAIQMALSVCEDLISSQVYAILVSHPPTPNDHFTPTPVSYTAGFYRIPVLGLTTRMSIYSDKSIHLSFLRTVPPYSHQSSVWFEMMRVYSWNHIILLVSDDHEGRAAQKRLETLLEERESKSKKRNYENLDQLSYDHKRGPKAEKVLQFDPGTKNVTALLMEARELEARVIILSASEDDAATVYRAAAMLNMTGSGYVWLVGEREISGNALRYAPDGIIGLQLINGKNESAHISDAVGVVAQAVHELLEKENITDPPRGCVGNTNIWKTGPLFKRVLMSSKYADGVTGRVEFNEDGDRKFANYSIMNLQNRKLVQVGIYNGTHVIPNDRKIIWPGGETEKPRGYQMSTRLKIVTIHQEPFVYVKPTLSDGTCKEEFTVNGDPVKKVICTGPNDTSPGSPRHTVPQCCYGFCIDLLIKLARTMNFTYEVHLVADGKFGTQERVNNSNKKEWNGMMGELLSGQADMIVAPLTINNERAQYIEFSKPFKYQGLTILVKKEIPRSTLDSFMQPFQSTLWLLVGLSVHVVAVMLYLLDRFSPFGRFKVNSEEEEEDALTLSSAMWFSWGVLLNSGIGEGAPRSFSARILGMVWAGFAMIIVASYTANLAAFLVLDRPEERITGINDPRLRNPSDKFIYATVKQSSVDIYFRRQVELSTMYRHMEKHNYESAAEAIQAVRDNKLHAFIWDSAVLEFEASQKCDLVTTGELFFRSGFGIGMRKDSPWKQNVSLSILKSHENGFMEDLDKTWVRYQECDSRSNAPATLTFENMAGVFMLVAGGIVAGIFLIFIEIAYKRHKDARRKQMQLAFAAVNVWRKNLQSTGGGRGALQNQKDTVLPRRAIEREEGQLQMCARHRES
- the GRIN1 gene encoding glutamate receptor ionotropic, NMDA 1 isoform X13, translating into MSTMRLLTLALLFSCSFARAACDPKIVNIGAVLSTRKHEQMFREAVNQANKRHGSWKIQLNATSVTHKPNAIQMALSVCEDLISSQSIHLSFLRTVPPYSHQSSVWFEMMRVYSWNHIILLVSDDHEGRAAQKRLETLLEERESKAEKVLQFDPGTKNVTALLMEARELEARVIILSASEDDAATVYRAAAMLNMTGSGYVWLVGEREISGNALRYAPDGIIGLQLINGKNESAHISDAVGVVAQAVHELLEKENITDPPRGCVGNTNIWKTGPLFKRVLMSSKYADGVTGRVEFNEDGDRKFANYSIMNLQNRKLVQVGIYNGTHVIPNDRKIIWPGGETEKPRGYQMSTRLKIVTIHQEPFVYVKPTLSDGTCKEEFTVNGDPVKKVICTGPNDTSPGSPRHTVPQCCYGFCIDLLIKLARTMNFTYEVHLVADGKFGTQERVNNSNKKEWNGMMGELLSGQADMIVAPLTINNERAQYIEFSKPFKYQGLTILVKKEIPRSTLDSFMQPFQSTLWLLVGLSVHVVAVMLYLLDRFSPFGRFKVNSEEEEEDALTLSSAMWFSWGVLLNSGIGEGAPRSFSARILGMVWAGFAMIIVASYTANLAAFLVLDRPEERITGINDPRLRNPSDKFIYATVKQSSVDIYFRRQVELSTMYRHMEKHNYESAAEAIQAVRDNKLHAFIWDSAVLEFEASQKCDLVTTGELFFRSGFGIGMRKDSPWKQNVSLSILKSHENGFMEDLDKTWVRYQECDSRSNAPATLTFENMAGVFMLVAGGIVAGIFLIFIEIAYKRHKDARRKQMQLAFAAVNVWRKNLQSTGGGRGALQNQKDTVLPRRAIEREEGQLQMCARHRES
- the GRIN1 gene encoding glutamate receptor ionotropic, NMDA 1 isoform X3, with the translated sequence MSTMRLLTLALLFSCSFARAACDPKIVNIGAVLSTRKHEQMFREAVNQANKRHGSWKIQLNATSVTHKPNAIQMALSVCEDLISSQVYAILVSHPPTPNDHFTPTPVSYTAGFYRIPVLGLTTRMSIYSDKSIHLSFLRTVPPYSHQSSVWFEMMRVYSWNHIILLVSDDHEGRAAQKRLETLLEERESKAEKVLQFDPGTKNVTALLMEARELEARVIILSASEDDAATVYRAAAMLNMTGSGYVWLVGEREISGNALRYAPDGIIGLQLINGKNESAHISDAVGVVAQAVHELLEKENITDPPRGCVGNTNIWKTGPLFKRVLMSSKYADGVTGRVEFNEDGDRKFANYSIMNLQNRKLVQVGIYNGTHVIPNDRKIIWPGGETEKPRGYQMSTRLKIVTIHQEPFVYVKPTLSDGTCKEEFTVNGDPVKKVICTGPNDTSPGSPRHTVPQCCYGFCIDLLIKLARTMNFTYEVHLVADGKFGTQERVNNSNKKEWNGMMGELLSGQADMIVAPLTINNERAQYIEFSKPFKYQGLTILVKKEIPRSTLDSFMQPFQSTLWLLVGLSVHVVAVMLYLLDRFSPFGRFKVNSEEEEEDALTLSSAMWFSWGVLLNSGIGEGAPRSFSARILGMVWAGFAMIIVASYTANLAAFLVLDRPEERITGINDPRLRNPSDKFIYATVKQSSVDIYFRRQVELSTMYRHMEKHNYESAAEAIQAVRDNKLHAFIWDSAVLEFEASQKCDLVTTGELFFRSGFGIGMRKDSPWKQNVSLSILKSHENGFMEDLDKTWVRYQECDSRSNAPATLTFENMAGVFMLVAGGIVAGIFLIFIEIAYKRHKDARRKQMQLAFAAVNVWRKNLQDRKSGRAEPDPKKKATFRAITSTLASSFKRRRSSKDTSTGGGRGALQNQKDTVLPRRAIEREEGQLQMCARHRES